One Nitrosarchaeum sp. DNA window includes the following coding sequences:
- the hsp14 gene encoding archaeal heat shock protein Hsp14 has translation MGLVKSMAKEMIKEIGNKSREFYEFVLPPVDMYLDNDKLTLIVDMPGFTKKDIKLSLDGNILSINASKEISEEKNHNIICNQRPNVIDKKIRLPIELRGENGVSSAKYDNGVLTITILVKKHGEDIHIE, from the coding sequence ATGGGACTAGTTAAATCAATGGCAAAAGAAATGATCAAAGAAATAGGGAATAAATCTAGAGAGTTTTACGAATTTGTTCTACCTCCTGTAGATATGTATCTTGATAATGACAAATTGACATTAATCGTTGACATGCCGGGGTTTACAAAAAAAGACATAAAATTATCATTGGATGGAAACATTCTCTCCATAAACGCATCAAAAGAAATTTCTGAAGAAAAAAATCATAACATTATCTGCAATCAAAGACCAAATGTCATAGATAAAAAAATCAGATTGCCGATTGAACTTAGAGGAGAAAACGGAGTAAGTTCCGCAAAATATGATAACGGCGTGTTAACAATTACAATTTTAGTTAAAAAACACGGTGAAGATATTCACATCGAGTAA
- the tmk gene encoding dTMP kinase, which produces MIIVIEGGDQAGKKTQTALLTKALKQRKIKTTTFSFPDYKTPVGKEISQYLAGKRKFPPQVIHCLLAANRWEKLNEILEAQSKNSIVIMNRYYHSNLIYGLANGMKSKWLKNLDNGLPKSDLVILLDVTQRESFRRKKTNRDKFEKNEEFLRKISKIYRTIAKKEHWKIIDASKSKQEVHENILKAISQKIGL; this is translated from the coding sequence ATGATAATTGTTATTGAGGGTGGAGATCAGGCAGGAAAGAAAACTCAAACTGCATTATTGACAAAAGCATTAAAGCAAAGAAAAATCAAAACTACTACCTTTAGTTTTCCTGATTATAAGACTCCTGTAGGAAAAGAAATCTCCCAATATCTTGCTGGAAAGAGAAAGTTTCCACCACAGGTAATTCATTGTCTTTTAGCTGCAAACAGATGGGAAAAATTAAATGAAATTTTAGAAGCACAATCAAAAAATTCTATTGTGATAATGAATCGGTATTATCACTCAAATCTAATCTATGGTTTAGCAAATGGAATGAAAAGCAAATGGCTAAAAAATCTAGATAATGGTCTCCCAAAGTCTGATCTTGTAATTTTACTTGATGTAACTCAAAGAGAATCATTTCGTAGAAAAAAAACTAACAGAGACAAATTTGAAAAAAATGAAGAATTTCTAAGAAAGATATCAAAAATTTATAGAACTATCGCAAAGAAGGAACACTGGAAAATTATTGATGCATCTAAATCAAAACAAGAAGTCCATGAAAATATTTTAAAAGCAATTTCACAGAAAATAGGCTTATGA